In Gimesia benthica, a single window of DNA contains:
- a CDS encoding GlsB/YeaQ/YmgE family stress response membrane protein, with translation MFDENMTRILQEAVNEMLVWVGFGTLVGLAAKAIMPGKDPGGAVSTMLMGIGGSVVGCGTLMFFWDGARVTPISSIGFLAATGGAFILLFFYRLLSGSFFAEAEDGERWLHRRRRRRRARGLADETY, from the coding sequence ATGTTTGATGAGAATATGACTCGGATTCTGCAGGAAGCAGTCAACGAGATGTTAGTCTGGGTTGGTTTTGGCACTCTGGTAGGTCTGGCAGCCAAGGCGATCATGCCTGGGAAAGATCCAGGTGGTGCCGTCAGTACCATGCTGATGGGGATCGGCGGCAGTGTCGTCGGTTGTGGAACCTTGATGTTTTTCTGGGACGGGGCCCGCGTCACGCCGATCAGTTCGATCGGTTTCCTGGCAGCCACCGGTGGTGCCTTCATTCTGCTGTTTTTCTATCGCCTGCTCTCCGGTTCCTTTTTCGCTGAAGCCGAAGATGGTGAACGGTGGTTGCACCGTCGTCGCAGACGACGTCGTGCCCGTGGCCTGGCTGACGAGACCTATTAA
- a CDS encoding dihydrodipicolinate synthase family protein, with amino-acid sequence MTPSIITKTLQQGTAIPAHPLALNASRQLDERRQRALSRYYIASGVGGLAVGVHTTQFEIREPGIDLFQPVLELASEEMDRADATRRVPLIRVAGICGPTDQATREASIAREAGYLYGLLSLSALKEADEDTLIQHCRAVAEIIPVFGFYLQPDVGGRLLPYSFWRRFCEIENVAAIKMAPFNRYHTLDVIRAVAESGREDIALYTGNDDNIVLDLVTPFRFRSGENVLERRIRGGLLGHWAVWTSRAVEILDECQQIASRGEAIPLSILQLNTEVTDCNAVFFDVANRFQGCIPGIHEVLRRQGLLEGTWCLNPQETLGPGQLAEIDRIYEAYPHLNDDAFVAEHLDDWLSG; translated from the coding sequence GTGACCCCGTCCATCATTACGAAAACGCTCCAACAGGGAACCGCCATCCCGGCACATCCCCTGGCCCTGAATGCCTCCCGCCAACTGGATGAACGCCGGCAAAGGGCGCTCTCGCGCTATTATATCGCCAGTGGTGTGGGCGGACTGGCAGTCGGCGTGCATACCACACAGTTTGAAATACGCGAACCGGGAATCGACCTGTTTCAGCCCGTTCTGGAACTGGCCAGTGAAGAGATGGACCGGGCCGATGCGACGCGGCGCGTCCCCCTGATTCGCGTCGCGGGGATTTGTGGTCCCACCGATCAGGCCACCCGCGAAGCCAGTATCGCCCGCGAGGCCGGCTACCTCTATGGTCTGCTCAGTCTATCCGCTCTGAAGGAAGCCGATGAAGATACGCTGATACAGCACTGTCGCGCCGTGGCTGAGATCATTCCTGTCTTCGGATTCTATCTGCAACCCGACGTGGGCGGACGACTACTCCCTTACTCCTTCTGGCGGCGGTTCTGTGAGATTGAAAACGTGGCCGCGATTAAAATGGCCCCCTTCAACCGCTATCACACTCTGGACGTAATCCGCGCGGTGGCAGAATCGGGCCGCGAAGATATCGCCCTGTATACGGGGAACGATGACAACATCGTGCTCGACCTGGTCACGCCGTTCCGTTTTCGTTCGGGTGAGAATGTCCTCGAACGCCGCATCCGGGGCGGCCTGCTTGGACACTGGGCCGTCTGGACCAGCCGGGCTGTAGAGATTCTCGATGAATGTCAGCAGATCGCCTCCCGTGGCGAAGCCATTCCGCTTTCGATCCTGCAGTTGAACACCGAAGTGACGGACTGCAACGCGGTCTTCTTTGACGTAGCCAACCGGTTCCAGGGTTGCATCCCCGGCATTCATGAAGTGCTGCGTCGTCAGGGACTACTCGAGGGAACCTGGTGCCTGAATCCCCAGGAAACCCTGGGGCCCGGACAGTTGGCTGAGATCGATCGGATCTACGAAGCTTACCCCCATCTGAATGACGATGCCTTCGTGGCGGAGCATCTGGATGACTGGCTCAGTGGTTGA